From one Branchiostoma floridae strain S238N-H82 chromosome 3, Bfl_VNyyK, whole genome shotgun sequence genomic stretch:
- the LOC118411350 gene encoding serine/arginine repetitive matrix protein 2-like: MLRRVRSSLSFKLKDKLPIRRTRSHVYAVKDSEPDGLPEPATRVEKIERLSVSQELGLQNGPEMEYCGPPSHLERIDEGVTARPKGIGYTVYLASNKSQPARVDSDSDFWSGKSSSESKESVSTVSQASDNEGKEAATESKQAKDEPDASTANVVRRRKPRRKDDKGLSHLSKEERESILLLEEVLTDFGGWESVRSKAPPPAESDSDVDTDEETSTILGEVESSRASGPPSRRSTPSSRSRDDGSPVGARGGDRSRTNRAERDKKVASMIDDNWVLRKPDQGTDDFTIVSSVIPRQPRKDSPAKAERPSSMYQFGRQPMYFPEGGHDDTDDVGRRPSWVKKNQAWYSRNGHASNGVDAERSPSVKPSPAQKESREQQGSDRNGLKEVHDVTNSVVTSSGQSEKITLEYNNGGVTSRPKHEEVQRLSMKVMTSHHKVASRASSRGMTSEDEYSTDSLSDLTPDTDSSHGSWRRGGPDSLVSSPRTPDSSVPNSPANTYGANPNGSDNTRTDPETSRMYPTNSDVLEESPMKPSMIRKMSTENQLAAFARPVVTNSETRPVPKPLKGLPSKSQTSVKPRAPEPPKKEPAPEPPRKAPAPEAPKKLRAPEPPRISLYQTNNSFGSGEATLDFGRQKNITSREEYATSRPKQASEPLKPPASPSVVVVRNTSPDVTQQNRRPTKEKQPEHNPPKNKTSSGHRHKASNSEMRTLKPSQKGAFVTLKHKAPKKRAGGSKRGLPKSQTKAGSDHSKAQGRADRPHDRYHDRTQYVPVSPERRDQTGSSIVLLSEDPDSRRAGAFVIRPASALYR, translated from the exons ATGCTGCGACGTGTGAGGTCTTCGCTGTCCTTCAAGTTGAAGGACAAGCTGCCGATCCGGCGGACCCGCTCCCACGTGTACGCCGTGAAGGACTCGGAGCCGGACGGGCTGCCAGAACCCGCCACAAGGGTGGAGAAGATAGAGAG ACTGTCCGTGAGCCAGGAGCTGGGCCTACAGAATGGACCTGAGATGGAGTACTGCGGACCGCCCTCCCATCTGGAGAGGATAGACGAGGGGGTCACAGCACGGCCCAAG GGCATAGGCTACACCGTGTACCTGGCCAGTAACAAGTCCCAGCCGGCCCGGGTGGACAGCGACAGCGACTTCTGGTCCGGCAAGTCTTCCTCCGAGTCTAAGGAGAGCGTGTCGACCGTGTCTCAGGCCTCGGACAACGAGGGGAAGGAGGCAGCAACGGAGAGCAAACAG GCGAAGGATGAACCCGACGCCTCCACAGCAAACGTGGTGAGAAGACGCAAGCCGAGACGTAAGGACGACAAGGGCCTGAGTCACCTGTCCAAGGAGGAGAGGGAGTCCATCCTTCTCCTGGAGGAG GTACTGACAGACTTCGGAGGCTGGGAGAGCGTCCGGAGCAAGGCGCCCCCGCCTGCAGAGTCCGACAGCGATGTTGACACAGACGAGGAGACAAGCACCATCCTGGGAGAGGTGGAGTCGAGCCGCGCTTCGGGGCCACCGTCGCGACGGAGCACCCCGTCCTCCAGGAGTCGAGACGACGGTTCGCCCGTCGGGGCGCGGGGCGGCGACCGCTCGAGGACAAACCGCGCCGAGCGGGACAAGAAAGTCGCCAGCATGATCGACGACAACTGGGTTCTACGGAAACCCGACCAGGGCACCGACGACTTCACTATAGTGTCCAGCGTGATTCCGCGGCAGCCCCGTAAGGACTCCCCCGCCAAGGCAGAGCGCCCCTCCAGCATGTACCAGTTCGGGCGGCAGCCCATGTACTTCCCGGAGGGCGGCCATGACGACACCGACGATGTCGGCAGGAGGCCGAGTTGGGTGAAGAAGAATCAGGCTTGGTACTCGCGCAACGGCCACGCGTCTAACGGCGTCGACGCCGAAAGGTCGCCATCTGTGAAGCCGTCCCCAGCGCAGAAGGAGAGCAGAGAACAGCAGGGATCGGACAGGAACGGTCTTAAGGAGGTACATGACGTCACGAATTCCGTGGTGACGTCATCCGGGCAGTCGGAAAAGATCACGTTGGAATACAACAACGgcggggtgacgtcacggccCAAACACGAGGAAGTGCAGCGGCTGTCCATGaaggtgatgacgtcacaccaCAAGGTCGCGTCACGCGCGTCGTCACGAGGAATGACGTCAGAGGACGAGTACTCCACGGACTCCTTGTCGGACCTGACCCCTGACACGGACTCCAG CCACGGGTCCTGGAGACGAGGCGGCCCGGACTCCCTGGTCAGCAGCCCGCGGACACCGGACAGCTCCGTCCCCAACAGCCCCGCGAACACTTACGGCGCCAACCCGAACGGTTCCGACAACACGCGAACCGACCCCGAGACCAGCCGAATGTACCCGACGAATTCCGACGTTCTGGAGGAGTCGCCCATGAAGCCTTCCATGATACGCAAAATGTCGACGGAAAATCAGCTGGCGGCCTTTGCGCGTCCTGTCGTCACGAATTCTGAAACGCGTCCGGTACCGAAACCACTCAAAGGTCTTCCCTCTAAGTCTCAGACCAGTGTGAAACCGCGTGCTCCGGAACCCCCAAAGAAAGAACCTGCTCCTGAACCGCCAAGGAAAGCGCCTGCTCCCGAAGCTCCTAAGAAATTGCGCGCTCCAGAGCCACCGAGGATATCCCtgtaccaaacaaacaactccTTTGGCAGTGGAGAGGCGACGCTGGACTTTGGGAGACAAAAGAACATCACCTCCCGCGAGGAATATGCCACAAGCAGACCTAAACAGGCAAGCGAACCTCTAAAACCACCAGCGTCACCGAGCGTAGTGGTTGTCAGAAATACAAGTCCAGATGTGACGCAGCAAAATAGAAGGCCGACTAAGGAGAAACAGCCAGAACACAATCCACCGAAGAACAAAACATCTTCTGGCCACCGACACAAAGCATCGAACTCTGAGATGAGAACTCTGAAACCTTCCCAAAAAGGCGCGTTTGTGACCCTGAAACACAAGGCTCCCAAAAAAAGAGCGGGCGGTAGCAAACGCGGCTTACCAAAGTCCCAAACCAAAGCAGGAAGCGACCACAGCAAAGCACAGGGACGGGCAGACAGACCACATGACAGGTACCACGACAGGACACAGTATGTTCCCGTGTCGCCTGAGAGGCGAGACCAGACAGGCAGCTCCATAGTGTTACTGTCAGAGGACCCGGACTCTAGGAGGGCAGGCGCCTTTGTGATTCGGCCCGCCAGTGCCTTGTACCGCTGA